AAGAAGTGTTTTTCTGTGAGCGTTTTAAGAAAATTTCAATTTTCAAAAGCAATTCTTCAATACTAAAAGGTTTCACAAGATAATCATCAGCTCCCAATCGCAATCCTTTAATGCGGTCTTCTTTTAATGTTTTGGCAGAAAGAAAAATAATAGGAATCTCACTATTGATTTTTCGGATTTCGGTAGCTAATTCAAATCCGTCCATTTTTGGGAGCATAATGTCAAGAATGCAAATGTCAAAACGCTCTTTTTTGAAGGTTTCAAAACACGATTTTCCATCACCACAATGAGTGACCTCATATTTATTTTGTTCCAAATTATCTTTGGTTAAATAAGCAAGTGTTTCATCATCTTCTGCATAAATAATTTTGATTGGCTGCATTATTTCTGAGGGATTAAAAGTGTTATTGTAATGCCATTTTTAAGATTGTTTTTGGCATTTATTTTCCAATTATGTAAGTCACATATTTTTTTTACATAATATAATCCCAGCCCAAAACCATTTATTTCATTGCTTTTTGAACTTGGAATTCTGTAGAATTTATCAAATATAAACGAAATGTTTTTATTGGAAATGCCAATGCCGTTGTCAATAAATTCGAGTTTAAAATAACGGTTATCCTTTGATAAACGAATAGAAATTTCGGGATTGTGCTCGCAATATTTCACTGAATTATCAATGAGATTGTAAACCAAATTGGTAAAATGAAACGAATCGGCTTCAATAGTATAATCTTTATTTTGTGTTTCAATTTTGATATCAACTATTGGATATTTTAAGCGTATATTCTCGATAACATCTTCAATAATCGGAGTAATTAAAATATTTTCTTTATTTAAAACCAAGGGAGAATTATCAGATTTTGCCACATTTAGTATTTTCTCGATATGATGATCGAGCTTACCACTTTGGTTGATGATAATATTGGTATAGTTATGTAGTTTCTCATCCGATTTAATTTTGTCTTGTTTTATCAGGTAATTAGATGCTATGAGTATGGATGAGAGAGGCGTTTTGAATTCATGTGTCATATTATTGATGAAATCACGTTGCAATTCGGAGTATTTTTTTTGTTGCAAAAGTGTAAATATAGAATAGACATAAATCAATAAAATAACTATTAATACCAATGAAAGTACTAACCAAAACTTCAAAGAACTAAATAAATAGCTCGTGTCATTTGGAAACCGAATAGCAAAATAATAAATCAGGTTTTTATGCTTAGGAAAATAAACGGATTGCTTTTTTTTTGATTTATCGGATAATGAAATATAGTTGCCATAAACCATTTCATCACTTTGGCAATTGTACATTGCATATTCAAAATCAGTCATAATATTAACTTTTTTGAATTCAGATTTTAAATAGTATTCTAAAATTTCAGGTTCAAAATCATTATCGACATTTACAACGTAATAATCATTGGAGATTTTTTGTACCGGATTTTCCAATGGCAAGTCATGGTTGCTTCCTTCATATAATTTTTTTGCTACTTCCAGTAATGCAATGTGTGTTTTTTGACTTAATTTTTTTTCTTCGAGTGTAAAGGCTTGTTTTGTCCAAAGTAATTGTGCTACCAGAATACCAATGATGGCAATAAGTCCGAGAACGATGATACTATTGAGTTTATTTATTTTCAAATCTATATTCTTCAAATTCAAAAGTAATCAAATATATGGTCAATAATAGTCATTAACAACTCGTTAACAAACAATTGAAATTGCTTAACAAGAGCCCGTTATTTTTCAGATTACATTTGATTAATAGAATTTAGCAAACCAATATTATTTATTTAAACCTTTAATCATTACTATTATGAAAACAATTAAAATTTCGATGCTGGCTTTAACTTTAGCATTTATGTCATTTAATGTCCTTCCAACAAAAACAGTTACTACTAAAATTGAAAAAGAAACTTCTTTAATCATATGGAAAAGTGAGCAAATTGATTTAGGAGAAATTCCCCAAAACAAACCTAAATCTATCGATTTTGAATTCAAAAATACTGGAAAAACCGCTGTGATTATTACCAATGTCAAAGCTTCTTGTGGATGTACTGCAACTGATTATACAAAAACGCCAATACAACCTGGACAAACAGCAAAAGTTACCGCTACTTATAATGCTGCAGCAAAAGGAGCTTTCACAAAAACAGTTACCGTTACTACAAATGCAGAAGTAACTCCAAAGGTATTGTCTTTTAAAGGAACAGTTATATAATTTAATAAATCAGGTTATATTAAAAACTCCAAATTACTTTTGATTTGGAGTTTTTTTATTGGAAATAATTTTTAGGAGCAAGAGCATTTGGCATTTATAGAAATATAGTTCCCGCTATCCGTTACAATCTTTTTGTTTTTGGCAGCAAAAACAAAAAGGATTTTCACTTCTATCGGGGCTAAAGAGAGACAGCTCGTTTTTTTGACTTGCATTTTCAATTAAAACTTTACTATTTTTATTGAAAATAATTCGAAGATGAAAACATTTCCCAAACTATTAATTGTATTGATTGTCATAATAACTTTTTCTTGTAATAAGTCAGGTAAAGATACAATCATTCTAAAAAAACTGGTCAAAAAAGAAATTGCTGAACTTACTATTTCAATTGATAGTAACACAGTTTCTAATTTTTATCAAGCCTACCCTAAATTGGTTTCTTATCAAGCAGAAGTTCTTAAATTGTACAAAAAGCAAGGTTCTAAACAATTGTGGTTAGATAATAAAGGTTTGGTCGAGTTCGGAAATACTTTATTCAATAAATATAGAGGTTTGGCAGATGAAGGTTTAAAAGCTAATTTTCCATATGATTCGATAGTTAATCAAATCTTTGACCGTATTTCGAATAATAAACTCTCGCAAATTGATACCGATTTGATGATTACCAATTTGTACTTTTATTATGCTTCAAAAGTATATCATGGAGTAGATGAAAAAACTACGACTTCATTAGAATGGCTTTTGCCTAGAAAAAAACTAAATTATCAGGTATTTTCAGATTCTATTTTTCATAACTCGGCAATTAATGACAGTAAGAAGAATAAAATGTTTAGTCAATATTATAAACTGCGTGAAGTACTTAAACAATACAGGGAAATTGAAAAAAACGGAGGCTGGAAAGCGATTGAAGTTAGTGACGATTTTAAAAATTTCAAATTAGGAGATTCAGCAGTTGGAATAGCTCAAATAAGAGAAAGGCTTTTTGTAACTGGTGAGATTAAAGAAAATACCAAAAGTGCAGTATGCGATACGGTTTTAATTTCAGCAGTTAAAAACTATGAATTGCATCATGGTAAAACACCAAAAAATATAATTTTACCAGAACATATTAAAGAAATGAATGTTCCAGTTTCGGATAGAATCAAGACAATTATTGTCAATATGGAACGTTGTCGTTGGATCGATCCTAAATTGGAAAAAGACAAAGAATTCATTGAAGTTAATATACCAGAGTTTAAATTATATGTGATTCGCGATGGCGAAATCAGTTTCATTTCGCCAGTTGTGGTGGGAAAAGCAATGACAAAGACCGTGATTTTTAGCGGAATGATGCAGTTTATTGTTTTTAGTCCATATTGGGTTATTCCTCAAAGTATTATCAATCAGGAGATAAAACCAGGAATGGCAAAGGATAAAAATTATTTGGCTAAAAAACAATTAGAATGGAATAATGGGCAGGTACGTCAGTTGCCTGGAAAGAATAACTCTTTGGGTTTGGTGAAATTTTTATTTCCCAATTCCAATAACATTTATTTACACGATACACCTGCCAAAAGTTTGTTTGAAAGAGAAAACAGAGCATTTAGTCACGGCTGTGTACGTGTAGCAAAACCAAAAGAATTGGCTGTCGAATTATTAAAAGGCGATCCGTCTTGGACTCCTGAACGTATTGACAAAGCAATGCATGCCGGAAAAGAAAAATGGTACACATTGAAAAAGAAAGTTCCTGTTTATATCGGTTATTTTACCGCTTGGGTAGATAGAAATGGAAACATGAATTTTTATGATGATGTGTATCAAAGAGACGAAAGTCTAATTAAATTATTGACAGATGAATAGACGTAGTGGGCTCGCGTGAGGGATAGAAGCAAGTTCCCGAAGTAACGCGGATAGCCCGACGCCAGTAGAGAAAGAGCCCATGAGCGTAAAGTGAAGTAGGCTCTTTTTCTACTGGAGGCACGCCCTAATTGTGGCTTTTCAGATGATTTTGTTTTGGATTTGATTTTTTATTCACGAAAACGTTTTCTTTTTATATTTTTACTGACCTAAAACGAGTAAAGAATGAGTGCTAATTACAAAGTAACTGTAAATGATATTTTCCAATTTGATTTGGAAAAGGAAAGTATTTCTCAACTGGATGCTATACCAACGGAAGCAAATGCGTTCCATGTATTGCATCAAAACACACCTTATAAAGCTGAAATTATTTCATCGAATTTCAATCATAAATCTTATACTGTTAAGGTAAATAATACTATTTATGAAGTGGCAATTTCAAACCCTTTGGATATTTTGATCAAAGAAATGGGGTTTGAAGTGGGACTGATCAAACAGGTAAATGCAATTAAGGCACCTATGCCTGGACTGATTTTGGAAATTGGTGTTGAAGTAGGGCAATCCGTAAAAGAAAATGACAACTTAATCATTCTAGGAGCCATGAAAATGGAGAATAGTTTTTTGTCACCACGAGATGGAGTAATCAAAACTATTGCTGTGAGTACTGGTGATGCAGTAGAGAAAGGGCAATTATTAATTGAATTCGAGTAAAATTATGCAAAAAATACTAGTTGCTAATAGAGGTGAAATTGCCATTAGGGTGATGAAAACAGCAAAGAAAATGGGCATTAAAACTGTAGCGGTTTATTCGACTACAGATAGAAATGCACCACATGTGAAATTTGCCGATGAGGCTGTATGGATTGGAGAAGGACCTTCAAACCAATCGTATTTACTTGGAAACAAAATTATTGAAGCCGCTAAAGCCTTGAATGCTGACGCTATTCATCCAGGATATGGATTCCTGAGTGAGAATGCTGATTTTGCTGTAGAATGTGAAAAGAACGGAATTATATTTATAGGCCCAAAATCGCATGCTATTAAAATTATGGGAAGCAAATTGGCTGCCAAAGATGCTGTTAAAGCCTATAATATTCCGATGGTTCCTGGTATTGATGAAGCCATTACGGATATCGAAAAAGCTAAGCTTGCAGCAACGTCAATTGGTTTCCCTATCCTGATTAAAGCCTCGGCTGGCGGTGGTGGAAAAGGAATGCGTGTGGTAGAAAGTGAAGCCGATTTTGAATCTCAAATGAATCGTGCTATAAGTGAAGCAGTTGCTGCCTTTGGAGATGGTTCGGTTTTTATTGAAAAATATGTGGCTTCTCCACGACATATCGAAATTCAGGTTATGGCTGATAGTCATGGCAACATCTTATATTTGTTTGAAAGAGAATGCAGTATTCAGCGCCGTCATCAAAAAGTGGTTGAAGAAGCTCCTTCGGCTGTCCTAACTCCTGAATTGCGTAAAAAAATGGGTGAAGCGGCTGTTCTGGTGGCTAAATCGTGTGATTATTTAGGAGCAGGAACCGTTGAATTTTTATTAGACGAAAATAATAATTTCTACTTCCTCGAAATGAATACCCGTTTGCAAGTAGAGCACCCCGTTACAGAATTGATTACAGGTACCGATTTGGTCGAATTGCAAATTAGAGTAGCTAGAGGTGAAGCATTAACGATTGCACAAGAAGATTTAAAAATAAAAGGACATGCACTAGAATTACGTGTATATGCCGAAGACCCGCTGAATGATTTTTTACCAAGTGTAGGTCATTTGGATGTATATAAAATTCCTGTTGGCGAAGGAATTCGTGTTGATAATGGCTTTGAGCAAGGCATGGATATTCCGATTTATTATGATCCAATGTTGGCTAAATTGATTACGTATGGACAAACACGCGAAGAAGCGATTCAGTTGATGATAAAAGCCATTGAAAACTATCAGGTAGAAGGAGTGAGTACGACTTTGTCTTTTGGAAAATTTGTTTTTGAACACGAAGCGTTTCGTTCGGGAAAATTTGATACTCATTTCGTAAAGAAATATTACAGCCCGGAAATTTTAAAAGAACAAGCTGGTAAAGAAGCCGAAATTGCTGCTTTGGTAGCATTGAAACAGTATTTTGAAGATCAAAAAATAGTACGCTTACCAAATTAAAAAAATAATTGAACCATTAAGGAATTAAGTTTCATTTAGAGATACAAAACTTAATTTGCTTAATATCTTAATGGTTTAAAATATTTCAGCTTTAGCTGAAGTAAATAAATGTTAAGTTGGTTTTAGCAAAAAGTAAAATGGTTATTAAAAATTAGCCGTTAAAAAAGGATAGTATGCAAGACAAGATAAAAGCACTAAACGATAAAATTGCTCTCGCTCATTTGGGTGGTGGTAAAAAACGTATTGAAAAACAGCACAGCAATAAAAAATTAACGGCAAGAGAACGTATCGATTATTTGATGGATGAAGGTTCTTTTGAGGAAATTGGAATGTTGGTGACACACCGAACTACCGATTTTGGTATGGAGAAAGAAATGTATTATGGTGATGGAGTTATCACAGGATACGGAACCATTAATGGAAGATTGGTTTATATTTTTGCACAGGATTTCACTGTTTTTGGAGGTTCATTATCTGAAACTCATGCTGAAAAAATATGCAAAATCATGGATATGGCTGTCAAAATGGGAGCGCCTATGATTGGGTTAAACGATTCTGGGGGAGCACGTATTCAGGAAGGAGTTCGTTCTTTGGGTGGATATGCTGATATTTTCTTTAGAAATGTACAAGCCAGTGGTGTGATTCCACAAATCTCAGCGATTATGGGACCTTGCGCTGGTGGAGCTGTTTATTCTCCTGCCATGACCGATTTTACGATGATGGTTGAAGATACCAGTTATATGTTTGTAACAGGTCCAAATGTGGTAAAAACAGTAACCAATGAATCGGTTACTTCTGAGGAATTAGGAGGTGCAAGTACGCATTCTACCAAATCAGGGGTGGCACATTGTACTTCAACGAATGACGTGGTTTGCCTTGAAGACTTGAAACGATTATTGAGCTATTTACCTCAAAACAATAAAGAAACAGCACACAATTTACCTTTCGAATTTAAAGATGAGGTTCGCATGCAATTGGCAGATATCATTCCAGATAATCCAAACAAGCCGTATGACATGCACTCTGTGATTGGAGGAATTATAGACGAAGATTCATTTTTTGAAATTCATAAAAACTATGCCGAAAACATTCTTGTTGGATTCGCCCGATTGGGAGGTCGAAGTATTGGAATTGTGGCCAATCAACCGATGTTTTTGGCGGGTTGTCTGGATGTAAACAGTTCGATAAAAGCGGCGAGATTTACTCGTTTTTGTGATGCATTTAATATTCCGTTGTTGGTGTTAGTGGACGTGCCGGGCTTTTTGCCAGGAACTGACCAAGAGTGGAACGGAATCATTGTTCACGGAGCGAAATTACTTTACGCGTTAAGCGAAGCAACTGTCCCAAGGGTTACTGTAATTACTAGAAAAGCTTATGGTGGTGCGTATGATGTAATGAACTCTAAACACATTGGTGCCGATATGAATTTTGCTTGGCCCACTGCTGAGATTGCCGTAATGGGAGCCAAGGGTGCTTCAGAAATTATCTTTAAAAAAGAAATCCACGATGCCGAAGATCACGAAGCCAAACTCCTTGAAAAAGAAGCTGAATATGCCGATTTGTTTGCGAATCCATACACAGCAGCACAACGTGGCTTTGTTGATGAGGTGATTCTTCCACAAGACACAAGGCGCAAGTTGATTAAAGCGTTTAGTATGCTTAAAAATAAAGTGAGTGTCACCCCTGACAGGAAGCATGGGAATATTCCTTTGTAACCTTTCTATGAGAATTATAATTTTAAAACCATCTGATGATTTCAGATGGTTTTTTGGTTTTATAGGTTTATTGATTCTGCTTAGCGTAATTGTAATTTTATCTCGTAAAAATCATCAATTGGTTAAAAATGGTATTTTTTTATTATCATTTGACATTATAGTATCTTTTAGGAATAGCCGTAATTTATAAATTTGTTTCTTGTGTATAAATTATTTTATTTCTTAAATCATGAATTTTAAAAAATACAGCCTCTTATTTTTATTCCTAACCTATTTTGTCAATGCCCAAAATAAACAATTTGTTCTCGCTGGTAGAGTAGAACCGTTGGGAGACAGTAAAGTGATGCTTATTGGCCCAGCATCTTCAGTGTCATTTGATTTTGAGGGGAATGCTTGTGCAATTTCTTTGCAAAATGTAGACACTTATGATCACCAAAATTATGTCTCTTTAGAACTTGATGGTCAATATGTAGGCCGTATCAAAATAGAAAAAGGGGAATTAAAATCATATCCAGTTACTGTTTCTTCTAAAAATAAAAAGCACCATCTTGCTATTTATAAAGCTACAGAAGCAGCCAATGGAGGCGTATTATTTGCAGGTACAACAGCTAAAGTTATTGAAAGTGCAACTCCAAAAAGTAAAAAGAAAATTGAATTAATAGGTGATTCTATTACGTGTGGTTACGGAAATGATCTTTCTACGATTCCATGTGGCAGTGGAGATTGGTATGACCAACACAATGCTTATTGGGCTTACGGACCAATACTTTCTAGAGCCTTGAATGCTGATTTTGTATTGAGTTCGGTTTCTGGCTACGGAATGTACCGCAACTGGAATGACGACCACATTGAAGAACCAAATTTACCGGATGTTTACCAAAATTTATATTTGAATAAGGATAGCTCGAAACCGTATAATTTTGCTTTTCAGCCTGATTTGGTGAGTATTTGTTTAGGAACCAATGATCTTTCGGATGGTGATGGCAAAAAAGCAAGATTACCATTTAATGAAGAAAAATACGTTTCTAATTATATTGATTTTATTAAAGTGGTTTACAAACACACTCCTAATACTAGAATTATTTTGTTGACAAGTCCAATGGTTTCGGGTGATAAAAACGTAACCTTGGTAAAATGTTTGAAGAAAGTGATTCAGACATTTGAAAATGATAAAGCGCATCAACCAATTGCATTGTTCGAATTCCAACCAATGTCTCCAAAAGGTTGTGGTTACCACCCAGATATTGCAGATGATAAAGTAATGGCAGACCAATTGATTCCGGTTTTTAAAAAATTACTAAATGAAAAATAGTTTTATTACAGTTGTTCTTTTCCTGATTCTTTCAAATACTGCTTTCGCTAATGTTACGTTACCAAATGTGTTTTCGGATAATATGGTTTTGCAACGCAATACTGAAGTGAAAATTTGGGGCTGGGCTAATTCACAGGAAGAAGTGGTAGTTAAACCAAGTTGGAATAATCAGGAGTATAAAGTTAAAACTAGTAATCAGGCAAAATGGGAGATTTTAATTTCAACTCCAAAAGAGGGTGGCCCTTATACAATTTCTATTAAAGGTTATAATGAAGTTGTATTAAAAAATATTTTGATAGGCGAAGTCTGGATTTGTTCTGGACAATCGAATATGGAAATGAATGCCAGTTGGGGAATTGAAAATGGCGACGAAGCAGTAAAAAATGCTACGAATCCCAATATTCGATTGTTTTTAGTGCCTAAATTGACAGCTATAACCCCACAGGATAATCTTTCAGGGACTTGGACAAACTGTACACCTGAGACTATGAAATATTTTAGTGCGGTGGGGTACTTTTTTGGAAAGCGATTGAATGAAGAATTAAAAAATGTACCTATTGGTTTGATTTCATCGAATTGGGGAGGAACACCAGCTGAGATTTGGATGCCAGAAGAAGTAATTCAAAATGATTCAGTTTTACTAGAATCAGCTAAGACTAGAAAAGAAGAAATCTATGGACCGAATCAACCTGCAAGAGCTTTTAATGCTATGATTTCACCAATTACAGGATTTAAAATTGCCGGAGTATTATGGTATCAAGGTGAAAGCAATGTGGGTTCTACGGTTTATGATAAAACACTTTCGGCATTAATCACTTCTTGGAGAAAATTATGGAAGTATGATTTTCCATTTTATTTTGTTCAGATTGCGCCGTATAAATATGGTGAAGATCATTTCAGCGGTTCCATCATTCGAGATGCACAACGGAAAGTTTTGCAAGAAGTTCCGAACGTAGGAATGGTGATGACAAGCGATATTTCGCCAATTGATGATATTCATCCAAAGGATAAAAAATCGGTAGGGATTCGTTTGGCTAATTTGGCTTTGGTGAATACTTATAAAACCAATACTGCCATTGTAAACGGCCCATTATATAAAGGAATTACAATTGATAAGAATAAAATTGTAGTTGCTTTTGATTTTGAGGACGGCTTGTATTTTAAAGATAAAAAAGCAGATTTATTTGAAATTGCTGGATCTGATAATGTGTTTTATAAAGCAACGGCTAGTATTAAAAATAATACAGTCATAGTACAGTCGGCTCAAGTGAAAGTTCCTGTGAAAGTTCGTTATGCTTGGAAAAATACAGATCAATCAACGCTTTTTAATAAAGCTAATTTGCCTGCTTCCTCTTTTATAAGCGAATAATTCTATTTTCAAATAACAATGGTGAAAAATCGAAATTATAATAGTTTAATATTTTTTCAACTGCTTTTATTAGTTCTTTTCAGTTGTAATATGGTTTGGGGGCAAACAGCAATGCAAAACGTTTCTGATAGAAATTGTTTCAGTTTAAATGGAAAATGGAACGTCATAATTGATCCTTATGATAATGGTGAATGGCGAAAATTTTGGGAAGAAAGAAAACCAGAAAAGAAGACAGATTTTTTTGAATATTCATTTGTTGGTACACCAGAATTGAATGTGCCATCAGATTTTAATACACAACTCCCTGAGCTTACTTATTACGAAGGAATCGTTTGGTACAAAAAGGCATTTAAATATTCTTTAAAGAAAAATAAAAGGTTATTTATTCATTTTGGAGCTGTAAATTATACAGCAGATGTGTTTTTAAATGGCAAACTTATTGGTAAACACGAAGGAGGTTTTACGTCATTTCAATTTGAAATTACAAATCTTGTCGCAGGTGAAAATTCACTTGTTGTGAAAGTTAATAATAAAAGACTCAAAGACGGTATTCCTAGCGAAGGCTATGACTGGTTTAATTATGGAGGAATCACTCGTGATGTCGATTTGATTGAAACTTCAACTTCCTATATCGAGGATTATTCTATTCAATTAAAAAAGAATTCAAATACTCAGGTATTGGGTTGGGTAAAAATTGCTGATGCAAAACAACCACAAAAAATTAAGGTAAGCATTCCCGAATTGAAATTAAAATTCACTGCAAATACTGATAAAAAAGGATATGCTGAAGTTCAATTAAATTCTAAATTTAAACTTTGGAGTCCAGAAAATCCTAAATTATATGATGTGATTATCGAAAGTGAATATGATACAATTAAAGATCAGATTGGCTTTAGGAATATTGAAGTGCAAGGGACGAAAGTGGTTTTGAATGGTAAACCCATATTTATAAAAGCAATTAATATTCATGAAGAAATGCCATTGCGTGGCGCTAAAGCTTATTCGGAAGCTGATGCTCTTTTGCTTTTAAATTGGGTAAAAGAATTGGGTTGCAATTTAGTTCGATTAGCACATTATCCACACAGCGAGCACACCATAAAATTAGCCGAAAAGATGGGTTTGATGGTTTGGGAAGAATTACCGATTTATCAGCACATTGCATTTTCTACAGAAGGAGTATCTCAAAAAATGGATATAATGCTTCAGGAAATGATCAAAAGGGATAAAAACAGGTGTGGTGTTGTAATATGGTGTTTATCGAATGAAACCTATCAATTTACTCCAAATCGAGATCAAGAATTAATTGATTTAGCTAAAAAATGTAAAATAGTAGATGATACCCGTCTTACAACAACGGTGATTTGTACACAAGGATACAATGATAATGTCTTTAATGTTTGGGATCCGCTGTATAATTATTATGATATTATTTCTGTTAATGAATACGTAGGCTGGTACTCTCCTTGGCAAGGTAATCCAAAAGATACTAAATGGAAATTGGTTAATAATACAAAACCATTGTTTATTTCAGAATTTGGAGGAGAAGCTCTTTATGGGAATAATGATAAGCCTTCCGATGAAGCTTCAAATTGGACAGAAGGCTACCAGGAAAAAATTTATAAAGATCAGATAGAAATGTTTAAGACAACTCCAAATTTGGCAGGGGTTTGTCCTTGGATTTTATGTGATTTTCGATCTCTTTCTCGTTTACATCCACTTTATCAAAAGGGATGGAATAGAAAGGGAGTACTGTCTGACAAGGGAGAGAAAAAGAAAGCTTGGTATGTTTTAAAGGATTATTATGAAAATTATAATAATTAAAAGACAAACCGAATTTAAGTAAGATCAAAAATAAAAAAATATAATAACTATTGGGTTTTTGCCCTGATTACTGTTGGAACTATGAATGCACAAAAATTAGCCCATTTAGACAAAACTAAATCTATTGAAGAACGTGTTGATTTGTTGCTTAAGCAAATGACATTGGAGGAGAAAGTGGGACAAATGAATCAATACAATGGTTTTTGGGAAGTTACTGGTCCAGCTCCAAAAGGAGGAACTGCCGAGTTGAAATATGAGCATTTGAGAAAAGGATTAGTGGGTTCGATGCT
The Flavobacterium sp. 5 DNA segment above includes these coding regions:
- a CDS encoding DUF1573 domain-containing protein; this encodes MKTIKISMLALTLAFMSFNVLPTKTVTTKIEKETSLIIWKSEQIDLGEIPQNKPKSIDFEFKNTGKTAVIITNVKASCGCTATDYTKTPIQPGQTAKVTATYNAAAKGAFTKTVTVTTNAEVTPKVLSFKGTVI
- a CDS encoding acetyl-CoA carboxylase biotin carboxyl carrier protein subunit, which translates into the protein MSANYKVTVNDIFQFDLEKESISQLDAIPTEANAFHVLHQNTPYKAEIISSNFNHKSYTVKVNNTIYEVAISNPLDILIKEMGFEVGLIKQVNAIKAPMPGLILEIGVEVGQSVKENDNLIILGAMKMENSFLSPRDGVIKTIAVSTGDAVEKGQLLIEFE
- a CDS encoding response regulator transcription factor; the encoded protein is MQPIKIIYAEDDETLAYLTKDNLEQNKYEVTHCGDGKSCFETFKKERFDICILDIMLPKMDGFELATEIRKINSEIPIIFLSAKTLKEDRIKGLRLGADDYLVKPFSIEELLLKIEIFLKRSQKNTSFEKLIYTVGKYHFDSKNYLVFNESEKINLTQREAELLKLFLDNKNAVMKREQILTSLWGDDDYFMGRSLDVFISRLRKILANEKGISIENLHGIGFKFVCD
- a CDS encoding SGNH/GDSL hydrolase family protein → MNFKKYSLLFLFLTYFVNAQNKQFVLAGRVEPLGDSKVMLIGPASSVSFDFEGNACAISLQNVDTYDHQNYVSLELDGQYVGRIKIEKGELKSYPVTVSSKNKKHHLAIYKATEAANGGVLFAGTTAKVIESATPKSKKKIELIGDSITCGYGNDLSTIPCGSGDWYDQHNAYWAYGPILSRALNADFVLSSVSGYGMYRNWNDDHIEEPNLPDVYQNLYLNKDSSKPYNFAFQPDLVSICLGTNDLSDGDGKKARLPFNEEKYVSNYIDFIKVVYKHTPNTRIILLTSPMVSGDKNVTLVKCLKKVIQTFENDKAHQPIALFEFQPMSPKGCGYHPDIADDKVMADQLIPVFKKLLNEK
- a CDS encoding sensor histidine kinase KdpD; its protein translation is MKINKLNSIIVLGLIAIIGILVAQLLWTKQAFTLEEKKLSQKTHIALLEVAKKLYEGSNHDLPLENPVQKISNDYYVVNVDNDFEPEILEYYLKSEFKKVNIMTDFEYAMYNCQSDEMVYGNYISLSDKSKKKQSVYFPKHKNLIYYFAIRFPNDTSYLFSSLKFWLVLSLVLIVILLIYVYSIFTLLQQKKYSELQRDFINNMTHEFKTPLSSILIASNYLIKQDKIKSDEKLHNYTNIIINQSGKLDHHIEKILNVAKSDNSPLVLNKENILITPIIEDVIENIRLKYPIVDIKIETQNKDYTIEADSFHFTNLVYNLIDNSVKYCEHNPEISIRLSKDNRYFKLEFIDNGIGISNKNISFIFDKFYRIPSSKSNEINGFGLGLYYVKKICDLHNWKINAKNNLKNGITITLLIPQK
- the accC gene encoding acetyl-CoA carboxylase biotin carboxylase subunit; its protein translation is MQKILVANRGEIAIRVMKTAKKMGIKTVAVYSTTDRNAPHVKFADEAVWIGEGPSNQSYLLGNKIIEAAKALNADAIHPGYGFLSENADFAVECEKNGIIFIGPKSHAIKIMGSKLAAKDAVKAYNIPMVPGIDEAITDIEKAKLAATSIGFPILIKASAGGGGKGMRVVESEADFESQMNRAISEAVAAFGDGSVFIEKYVASPRHIEIQVMADSHGNILYLFERECSIQRRHQKVVEEAPSAVLTPELRKKMGEAAVLVAKSCDYLGAGTVEFLLDENNNFYFLEMNTRLQVEHPVTELITGTDLVELQIRVARGEALTIAQEDLKIKGHALELRVYAEDPLNDFLPSVGHLDVYKIPVGEGIRVDNGFEQGMDIPIYYDPMLAKLITYGQTREEAIQLMIKAIENYQVEGVSTTLSFGKFVFEHEAFRSGKFDTHFVKKYYSPEILKEQAGKEAEIAALVALKQYFEDQKIVRLPN
- a CDS encoding murein L,D-transpeptidase; its protein translation is MKTFPKLLIVLIVIITFSCNKSGKDTIILKKLVKKEIAELTISIDSNTVSNFYQAYPKLVSYQAEVLKLYKKQGSKQLWLDNKGLVEFGNTLFNKYRGLADEGLKANFPYDSIVNQIFDRISNNKLSQIDTDLMITNLYFYYASKVYHGVDEKTTTSLEWLLPRKKLNYQVFSDSIFHNSAINDSKKNKMFSQYYKLREVLKQYREIEKNGGWKAIEVSDDFKNFKLGDSAVGIAQIRERLFVTGEIKENTKSAVCDTVLISAVKNYELHHGKTPKNIILPEHIKEMNVPVSDRIKTIIVNMERCRWIDPKLEKDKEFIEVNIPEFKLYVIRDGEISFISPVVVGKAMTKTVIFSGMMQFIVFSPYWVIPQSIINQEIKPGMAKDKNYLAKKQLEWNNGQVRQLPGKNNSLGLVKFLFPNSNNIYLHDTPAKSLFERENRAFSHGCVRVAKPKELAVELLKGDPSWTPERIDKAMHAGKEKWYTLKKKVPVYIGYFTAWVDRNGNMNFYDDVYQRDESLIKLLTDE
- a CDS encoding acyl-CoA carboxylase subunit beta is translated as MQDKIKALNDKIALAHLGGGKKRIEKQHSNKKLTARERIDYLMDEGSFEEIGMLVTHRTTDFGMEKEMYYGDGVITGYGTINGRLVYIFAQDFTVFGGSLSETHAEKICKIMDMAVKMGAPMIGLNDSGGARIQEGVRSLGGYADIFFRNVQASGVIPQISAIMGPCAGGAVYSPAMTDFTMMVEDTSYMFVTGPNVVKTVTNESVTSEELGGASTHSTKSGVAHCTSTNDVVCLEDLKRLLSYLPQNNKETAHNLPFEFKDEVRMQLADIIPDNPNKPYDMHSVIGGIIDEDSFFEIHKNYAENILVGFARLGGRSIGIVANQPMFLAGCLDVNSSIKAARFTRFCDAFNIPLLVLVDVPGFLPGTDQEWNGIIVHGAKLLYALSEATVPRVTVITRKAYGGAYDVMNSKHIGADMNFAWPTAEIAVMGAKGASEIIFKKEIHDAEDHEAKLLEKEAEYADLFANPYTAAQRGFVDEVILPQDTRRKLIKAFSMLKNKVSVTPDRKHGNIPL